GCTCTAGCGGCGCAGCTTGCGCCGCATGACGTAGCGGCGGCTGCCGGCGCGACCGATCATCTCGAAGCCGGCAGCCTCAAAGGCCGGCACATAGCCCATGAAGCGGTAGCTCGGCGAACCCGGCGCGACCGGATAGGCCTCGAGCACCTTGGCGCCGCGCCTGCGCGCCTGTTTGACCGCAGCCTCGATGAGCTGCGGCACAAGATCCTGTCCGCGCAGGTCGCGGCGGATGAAGAAGCAGGCGAGCGACCAGACATCTTCGGGATGCTCGCCCGCGATCTCGGCGCCCCCGAGCGGGCGATAGGTCGAGCGCGGCGCGATCGAGCACCACGCGACCGGTTCATCGTCGAGATAGCCCAATAGCCCGATCGGCACGGCCATATCGACCCGCCGCTTGATCGCAGCCTTGCGCGCCGCGCCCTTCTGTTTGGCCTCCGCGCCTTTGGCTCGCCAGGCCATGCACCAGCAATAGCCGGGACCGCCGCGGGACTCGAACAGGCGCTCGAAGTCGGCCCAGCGGCGTTGATCGACCTCGTGGAAGCTGAG
This genomic interval from Bradyrhizobium sp. NP1 contains the following:
- a CDS encoding GNAT family N-acetyltransferase; the encoded protein is MTKLSFHEVDQRRWADFERLFESRGGPGYCWCMAWRAKGAEAKQKGAARKAAIKRRVDMAVPIGLLGYLDDEPVAWCSIAPRSTYRPLGGAEIAGEHPEDVWSLACFFIRRDLRGQDLVPQLIEAAVKQARRRGAKVLEAYPVAPGSPSYRFMGYVPAFEAAGFEMIGRAGSRRYVMRRKLRR